One genomic window of Cellulophaga sp. Hel_I_12 includes the following:
- the odhB gene encoding 2-oxoglutarate dehydrogenase complex dihydrolipoyllysine-residue succinyltransferase, with translation MILEMKVPSPGESITEVEIASWLVKDGDYVEKDQAIAEVDSDKATLELPAEESGIITLKAEEGDAVAVGEVVCLIDTSAAKPSAKKEDTSTKEEVKKETTEKPASPAAKEENKAAKQAPAKESYATGTASPAAKKVLAEKNISADAVKGTGRDGRITKEDAVNAKPSMGSPTGGTRGESRSKLSMLRRKVAERLVTVKNETAMLTTFNEVDMSPIFELREQYKEDFKDKHGVGLGFMSFFTLAVVRALELFPSVNSMIDGKEMISYDFCDISIAVSGPKGLMVPVIRNAENLSFRGVEAEVKRLAIRAREGEITVDEMTGGTFTITNGGVFGSMLSTPIINPPQSAILGMHNIVERPVVKDGNIVVAPIMYVALSYDHRIIDGKESVGFLVAVKEALENPIELLMENDVNKALEL, from the coding sequence GTAGATTCTGATAAAGCTACACTGGAACTGCCTGCTGAAGAAAGTGGTATTATTACCTTAAAGGCAGAGGAAGGCGACGCCGTTGCTGTAGGTGAAGTAGTTTGTTTAATTGATACTAGTGCTGCTAAACCAAGTGCTAAGAAAGAAGATACTTCAACAAAGGAGGAGGTAAAAAAAGAAACTACTGAAAAACCTGCTTCGCCGGCAGCCAAAGAAGAAAATAAGGCTGCAAAACAAGCCCCAGCTAAAGAGTCATATGCTACAGGTACGGCCTCTCCCGCTGCAAAGAAAGTGCTGGCTGAAAAGAATATTTCAGCAGATGCAGTGAAAGGAACTGGCAGGGATGGAAGAATAACCAAAGAAGACGCTGTTAATGCAAAACCTTCTATGGGTTCTCCAACTGGCGGTACTCGTGGTGAAAGCCGCTCTAAATTATCTATGCTTCGCAGAAAAGTTGCGGAGCGCTTAGTGACTGTTAAAAATGAAACAGCCATGTTAACCACCTTTAACGAGGTTGATATGTCGCCTATATTTGAATTAAGAGAGCAGTACAAAGAAGATTTTAAAGACAAACATGGTGTAGGTTTAGGATTTATGTCCTTTTTTACCTTAGCAGTGGTAAGAGCACTGGAATTGTTTCCATCAGTGAATTCTATGATTGATGGCAAAGAAATGATTTCTTATGACTTCTGTGATATTAGTATTGCAGTTTCTGGTCCTAAAGGACTTATGGTGCCAGTAATTAGAAATGCGGAGAACTTAAGCTTTAGAGGAGTAGAAGCAGAGGTAAAACGTTTAGCGATACGTGCAAGAGAAGGAGAAATTACTGTGGATGAAATGACAGGAGGTACGTTTACCATCACCAATGGTGGTGTATTTGGCTCTATGTTATCTACGCCAATTATAAACCCTCCACAGAGTGCTATTTTGGGAATGCACAACATTGTTGAAAGACCGGTTGTAAAAGATGGAAACATTGTAGTGGCACCTATTATGTACGTTGCCCTATCCTATGATCATCGAATTATTGATGGCAAAGAGTCCGTAGGATTTTTAGTGGCCGTAAAAGAAGCTTTGGAAAATCCTATTGAGCTTTTAATGGAAAACGATGTAAATAAAGCATTAGAATTATAG